The proteins below come from a single Saccharopolyspora sp. SCSIO 74807 genomic window:
- a CDS encoding PD-(D/E)XK nuclease family protein yields MLRNVGHVQDQLGLEGIPSKLVRVTPAKLATWASCPRKFRMAYLDRPAPPRAGAKAASTLGAAVHNALRIFFDLPAQQRSPERAAALVRKCWKNDGFADAAQAADYRERAQHWVSGYAERTDAAPVAVERWVSAATGTIIAEGRVDRIDRRDGELVIVDYKTGRRQLTEADARDSPALALYATAARKTLRAPTGRVELHHLPTGSVAAWQHSEESLGRHVEWAQQRAGELDAASGAFEAGHRGADTFPPRPGRQCSWCDFRAHCPEGQQAASAATPWAGLAE; encoded by the coding sequence ATGCTGCGTAATGTGGGGCACGTGCAGGACCAGCTCGGCCTCGAAGGCATTCCCAGCAAGCTAGTCCGGGTCACCCCGGCGAAGCTGGCGACCTGGGCGAGTTGCCCCCGCAAGTTCCGGATGGCTTATCTGGACCGGCCCGCGCCGCCACGCGCGGGTGCCAAGGCCGCCAGCACGCTCGGCGCTGCCGTGCACAACGCGTTGCGGATCTTCTTCGACCTGCCCGCGCAGCAGCGCAGCCCGGAACGGGCGGCTGCGCTGGTGCGCAAGTGCTGGAAGAACGACGGCTTCGCCGATGCCGCGCAGGCCGCCGACTACCGCGAGCGGGCGCAGCACTGGGTCTCCGGCTACGCCGAGCGAACCGACGCCGCGCCGGTGGCGGTGGAGCGATGGGTCTCCGCCGCCACCGGCACGATCATCGCCGAGGGCCGGGTGGACCGGATCGACCGCAGGGACGGCGAGCTCGTCATCGTCGACTACAAGACCGGCCGCAGGCAGCTCACCGAGGCCGACGCGCGCGATTCGCCCGCGCTGGCCCTGTACGCGACCGCAGCGCGCAAGACGCTGCGCGCGCCCACCGGGCGAGTGGAGTTGCACCACCTGCCGACCGGGTCGGTGGCGGCTTGGCAGCACAGCGAGGAGTCTCTCGGGCGGCACGTGGAATGGGCTCAGCAGCGGGCCGGGGAACTCGACGCGGCCTCCGGCGCGTTCGAGGCCGGGCACCGCGGAGCGGACACCTTCCCGCCGAGACCCGGTAGGCAGTGCTCCTGGTGCGATTTCCGGGCGCACTGCCCGGAAGGGCAGCAGGCGGCATCCGCGGCGACACCGTGGGCCGGGTTGGCCGAGTGA